The genomic DNA ATACTCTGTTCCATCGCACTTCGCCTCAGACGTCTCTGTGAATTATGATAAATGACGGAAACGGCAAAATTGTGACATCTGCACCGCAGACTATAACTCCGCCAGATTCCAGAGCTTCTTCTTCATCAAACGGAAAAGCCGCCATTGGTAATGAACGCAGCATTTTGCACATTGGGCTCGAACCTGCCGTTTGCCGCCGCCAGCGGCAAGGTCCGGTGACCGGAATTTGCAGACATATGGTCGATCCGAGAGTTTTGACTGCCTTAAAACGGATCGACGATCCCATCCGCTTCCAAGCCCTGGCTGTTTTCGGTGACGGTCCCATCCTTGTTAAGGAAGTAGCTCACGGCAGCGGACTCTTTCGGGCCGGGCATGACCAGCATCAATCCTTTGGCGGTGCGCAGGACTTCGCCTCGGTCAGAGCAGCTGCCGAACTGCGGCGCTGCGCGCAGTCCGCTGTCGTCGAGCGTGCCCCAGATATAGTATCCAGCGCAGGCGTGTTCGCCTGTTGCCAGAAAGATCAGGAAGGAATTACCCGACAGCGCTTCGACCTCTGGAAAATAGGCGCTTTGGAATGTCAGCGTGTCCACATCGGTGGCGAGTGTCAGATCATCGTTCGCAAACGTCCGCGTCATGAGCACAGAGCCAAGCGGCAGTCGTATTTCGGTGGAATCGTCGGCAAAGGCCGGACCACCAACCAGAGATCCCGTCAGCGCAAGACAGGACATGGCAATGCAGATACAGGTTTTTCGCATCGGGTTCATCTTCTCATGATGTTCCGCTGTCAGATAGGGCGGCACGCAATGACGTGCACCGATGAGTAACACCTTTTTTTCGGGAATTGGCAGCCCGGCGGATCGGGGGCGTGCATTACTGTCGCGGCAAGAAATCTTTCGCAAATGCTCTTGGGTCACGCGAGTGTCACGCCTATTTCGGCGAGGGGCGGACGAACTGCCTGCGAGGGTTGTTTCGTTGGATTACATCTATGTTTTGGCTGGCCTGATCGGCCTGTTTTTCGGTGGCGAGGCGCTGGTGCGCGGCAGCGTCGGGATTGCCCGGCGCATGGCAATCCCGCCACTGCTGATCGGCCTGACGGTCGTAGGTTTCGGGACCTCGACGCCAGAGCTTCTGGTCTCGGTTCAGGCGGCATTGCGCGGTGTGCCAGACATCGCGGTGGGCAACATCGTCGGATCGAATATCGCCAACATCCTGCTGATCGTCGGCCTGACCAGTCTGGTCTGGCCGATCCGAGTCTCTGGCGCGACGCTCCGGCGCGATACGGCCGTCATGGTCGCGGCGGCGATCGTCTTGGTCCCGATCTTTGCAACCGGCGAAATCGGGCGGCTGGCGGGTGGGTTGCTGGTGCTTGCCTTGGCGGGCTACCTGACTTGGGCTTACCTGCAACCCGGCGATGCCGCTGATGACGACGCTGACACGTCTGTGCCGTCCTCCGTGCTTGTCTCTGCGCTCTGGGTCCTTGGTGGTCTGG from Loktanella sp. M215 includes the following:
- a CDS encoding calcium/sodium antiporter, with translation MDYIYVLAGLIGLFFGGEALVRGSVGIARRMAIPPLLIGLTVVGFGTSTPELLVSVQAALRGVPDIAVGNIVGSNIANILLIVGLTSLVWPIRVSGATLRRDTAVMVAAAIVLVPIFATGEIGRLAGGLLVLALAGYLTWAYLQPGDAADDDADTSVPSSVLVSALWVLGGLVVLMFGARFLVDGSVSIARGFGVSEAFIGLTIVAVGTSLPELATSIIAAFRRQSEIAIGNIVGSNIFNVLGILGVTALIKPVPVAGRFMTFDLPIMIAASLALTALLLTRPVIGRVIGVVVLVAYVAYVWLAQ